GTTTGGATTGGGGCAGGATGCGTCATTTTAGATGGTGCCACTATTGGCAATAATGTCATCATCACGCCTAATTCTGTCGTGTCTTCTAAGCTGCCTGATAACACAATAGCCAGTGGTACACCGGCTAAAGTTATTTTTAAACGCAGATAATTATGAGTACAGACTCAGTATCTGATTTAGATCATTGACGACATGTCTTTCAGTCAAATATGGTTAATATACTATTTGTTGCCGATAAATTAGCGTTAGGGAATGCCACTATTCATGGGGTAACACAATTATTTTCATGGTGGATTCCTAATTTTGATCCTGAAAAATATCAAATCACTCTTTGCACATTTAGAGAAAAAGACAAAGCTGGAGAATACTTAGAAGACTGTGGCATCAAGGTAATTTATTTTAACCGCTCTAAATTCAGCCCAGCCATTTTTTTTGATCTGATTCAAACCATAAAATCTCATAATATTGATATTCTCCATTTACATGGCTATGGTGCATGGACTTATGGAAGAGTTGCTAGTATGCTCACTCGCATTCCAGCAGTTGTTCATGAGCATATGGTCGATGAAGATATGCCACCATACTTTCAGTTCTTAGATTACCTATTGTCTAGATGGACGGAACGAGGAATCGCGATCTCCGATGCTGTTGCTAAATTTATGGAGGCCTCCAGGCATGTCCCATCCCACTTAATTGATGTCATTCCCAACGGTGTACCTTTAGAAAAATTTAGAGAGATAGAGCCACATACAAACAATTCATGGAAAGACCAATTTTCTATCTCAAATAAGCATCATCTGGTAGGCATTGTTGGCAGATTACATCCAATTAAAGGGCATAAATTTTTTTTGGATGCAGCCTCTATTGTTTTGAAATCCTACCCAAATGTTAGTTTTCTGATCGTCGGTGATGGAGATTTACGGACTGAGCTACAGGAGCAGGCGCAAAGCTTAGGCATTGCAGACTCAGTAATTTTCACTGGTTTTCGCTCTGATGCATTTTCCATTATCTCAGAAATGGATATTTTAGTGATTTCTTCTTTATCTGAAGGTGGCCCACTGACGCTGTTTGAGGCAATGGCAGCCGGGACAGCTGTGATTGCTACTAATGTGATTGGGCTCAGCCATTTCGTCAAACCTGGAGAATCAGGTTATCTCATTCCTTCTAAAGATGCTGAGGCTTTAGCTAATAAGATTTTAGAGCTGTTACTAGATCCAGAACTATGTAACAAGATGGGCCACAATGCTAAAGCTATCATTAGTCAGCATGACAATAACAGAACTGTAAGATTAATAGAGAAGTGCTATGAGGCAGTGCTTCAACACTCATAGAAATCAGTTCCAATAGGTAGAACAGCGCAATTTTTCTCAAAAAATTTCTTGATTTTTTAAATCATCTAGAAAATTTTTATTAGTTTCAGATTTAAAGTTAACATGTGTCCCCACAGTGGCTAGTGTTTTATAAATCTAGTGCGAAATTTATCGACAAATAGTTGATGAAACTTCTTGCATTTATGACCCGGCAATAAAAAGATGAAGTCATCATTCAGCCTCACAATTTGATGAGGATCATCTCCTACCCGATTAGTAGGCTTGCCGTCAATAAAGCCCCAGTAGCTACATTTATATCCAGCTTCTTTAGAAAGTTTAACAGCTAACGGACTACCAACATAATAGGGATAGCATAACTGATCAACTTCGTTATTAGGAAGCTTTTCTTGTATCAACTGTTTTGACGAAAGTAAATCATTGAATATTTCTTTTTCTAGATCTTCTGTGGTTTCATAATGACCTTGATTATCATGTTGATTCTTAAAGTCTTTTACCACTTTATATAAGGACTTTCTCCAATTCTTTTGGAGAAAGAAATCTTTTCCTCCACTATTACGAACAAATGTAGTGCAGTGTAATCGGAGATTTTCATCATCAACATAACGTTTTTTACCACCCATTCTTGGTGAATATTCATATATGGGTGTTCCAAATTCTAATTGCCTATCCCATCTCTCATGGCCATTACTTTTAACAATCGGTACATTATGATTCCCAATAGCATAGTCAAAGGATGGATTCAAAAAGTCAATAATTTTGGATGATGTATGAACTTGAGAATGGTATAGGGTGTGAGACTGAAAGTCGAATACACCAGATTGATACATGATAGAAATTTCTTCCCATGTACAATATGGCTCAGAAGAGCGTTCACGCTGTATCAATAAGTCATGATCAACTTGTCCAGACCAAACATCTTCCAAATTATGATAGTTACGGCTTGATGACTGAATCAAGCCAGGAATTAAGAAGCATGTAGCATACATGCCATATTTCTTGAGCAGTGGATAAGCAAAGGTCCATAAACTGCCCCAACCATCATCAAAGGTCAATAGAACTGAACGTCTAGGTATCGGCTTATTAGCCAAGATAATCTCTAAAAACTCAGCTGCTTTAAGCGTTTGATAATGATTTTCCTTTAAATATTTGAGTCTTTGCTCAAAAACCTCAGGCGCTACCGCATGAAAGGTAAAAACCGGTATTTCATCAATAACTTCTGAGGTACTATCAAAAATAAAGCTTGGATATGAACCTTGAAAATAAGCTTTGACCTCTGGAATATTTTTTCTATATATATTTTTTAATTTAAGAGATGTTGAACGGATATTCATTGTTAATCCAAAAGAAAAATTAATTTTTTAAATCCAAAAATATCAAAACAAGTTAACAAACATTCCTTCTCTCAATATCATCTTATTTCGATTATGCTAAATAAGAAATCTGGACAATCACAGATATCAATTTATAGCTTTTATCTACTACTACAAGCGACCACGATGGTTAATAGCTATTGAGCATTAAATATTACTTTAGTCATTTAATATTGATATATATACTTTTTGATTTAGACCAGTCTTGAGAACAGTCGGACGACTGCGTTATATCTTTTAGTCGAATTAGCGCAAGTAAACTACACCTAGCACGATACAGTAAGTAGCTGTATCCATTTACTCATTTCAACGCTGCAGAGGTAGGACAAAGTCATATATATCCCACATTAAACGTATACATTGTCTTTTTACCCATAAACGATCTCAAACGTCAGGCTAGTATATTATCTTAGCAAACTGCTTATTTTATCAGCTTCAAGGAAAATTGCCCTATTTCGTAAAACCCTTAGCTGCAAAACCTAATCTTACTCAACCACCAGAGCCTTAACCTAAAGCCTGCTAAACATTCATATGACCGTCGAATATCTTATTCTTATATAGCTTAGAGAGCTACTACAATAGCAATGGAACACGAACGGTGATCATCGACTCTCTCCTATTTTGAGAGAATGCTAAAGAATTCTCTCTCATTACTTAATTTTACATCATCGTCCAATTTTTTGAGATTACATGTCATCTATAGTCTTGAAGATCGCTTTCATTTCTGAGTTTGTCGCGCATGTCTAACGAGTCGGTTCTTGTCAAGATATGGAAGCGATAGCCTTAGCCATAGCAGAAAGTAGCACAAATAATCGTACAGTATGTATGGCTTATTGATATCTAATAGTCCAATTCTTGGTTTTTAAGGGTCAGAGGCAAATTCTTTGAAATTTATAAGAAAGATAATTAATGCTATCGATTTCTCATATTTTTTCACTTTTCTCAGTGAAGCAACTCTAGGAGTTACATTTTTACTTTACATTTTTATTGCGCGTGTTGTTGGCCCAGGGCAATATGGTATTTTCTCAGCAGCAGCTTCCCTAGGCGGGATATTAGCTTTTTTCACACAGTTTGGCTTTTCGGCTTTAATCAATCGTGAGGTTGCTAATAATCCTAAAGAAGGGGCAAAAAACACCTATTTATATTTATTTATTGAATCACTTAATTCCTTATTTATCTTACTACTGCTTTTACCGTTATCGATTGTTCTTGGGTTTCAAGACAAAGGTATACTAATTTGTTTTTGCCTCACTATTTCTGAAATTTGTAGGGGTGCAAAACAGACTGTCAGAGGTGTATATCGTGGCAACTCTCAATATAAATCTGAGACTATCTTGCTTGCATCTGAGAGAATCATTTTAGGAATAATTGCTAGTCTAGTATTAGTAATCTCTAAAGATTTATTTTTCGTCACTGCTGCCTTTGCTGGCGTACGCATTATTGATTTACTCGTAGTAATATTTATTTTAAGTCGACAATTTACTTTATTTTCAGCCATAAACTCGCAAACCGTTTGGAATGCTGTCAAAAAAGCTTATCCTTTTGCGCTTACAGGGATTCTATGGGTCGTATACTATCAAATCGATCTATTAATGCTCAATACTTTATCAACGTCTGAGCAAGTAGGTTTCTATAGTGCATCATATAGAATTTTTGAAATCTTCTTAACTCTACCCAGAATTATTTTCCTGGTATCTTTTACAAAACTGGCTCGTCATAACTTCAATGACAAGCCAAAACTCTCTACAGAGTTATTCAATTCAGTTATCTTACTAATTTTATTCGTTTTACCTTTTATTATTGCAGCTGGTTTACTATCTGTTCCATTAGTCAATACAATTTATGGCAGCAGTTTCTATGCAGCAATTCCATCTTTAATTATCCTTCTACCTAGCTTAGGGATAAAGATGTTTGGAACGTTAATTCAATATTTTTTTGAAGCAACTAATCGGGAAAAAATTTTACCGCCGCTTCTTTTGACAACTGTTATCTTCAACATTAGTGCGAATGCTATTCTTATTCCACTATGGGGTGCTCTTGGTGCAGCCTTAGCAACATTAATCAGTGAATTTATTTTCACTATATTTGGATCAACGATGCTGATTCGAATCAAATTTCATAGAATTGGTTTCACCATACTCTACATCGCACTTTTATGTCTATTAGTCTCATTAATCCCTTCCCTAATTTTTTATAAAGTCAATATTTATCTTTGTCTTGCAAGTTTTGTTATATGTGTATTGCTTATCGCTGTGATCACCAGAAAATACAAGAAATCATCCATTAAACCAAGAACACTTTGAATGTATTAGAGAAATTGCTATCACTCTTATACGTGTTCAGTAAAAACAAGAAGACTTTCCACATCATGATGAGTCAGATCATTGCTGTACTCAATCATCTGACTCATTCTTAGAACTACGGGCTATAGTAATTCCAAGTCAACTTACTACGCCGATAATATTCTTTTTCCCAAAGGGATGGGCGATCTGGGCGAGGGTTAGGTGCAGGATTTTGGTAAATTTTGAGCTCTTGGTGATTCAGGACTACTAACTCTTCTCGCCAATCTCCTGTCACATCTGCAATATATAAACGATCTGCTACTGTCTGAAACTTATCAACAAACTCTCCAGTCAAAGGCTTAAATAAACCGACATCTCCCGGTTCATGTCTTTCTTTCGCTGCTGCTAATTGCTTAGGCTCCCCTGTCCAGTGAATAGGGACAATCACTTCTACACCTTTTGTTGTCCAACCATTCGGTGCTACGTTTTCAATTTTATAAATGTCGATTAGTTTGCCCGTTGAATCAAAAACAAATGGTCTTTGGTCTTTGTAGCGACTACGACACCAAATCTCTAAACCAGGCTTCTCCAGATCAAAATCCCCAACAGCTGCATTTTGTGGTTCTTGATTTTTATAATCGGCTTGCCAAAATAATTCTTTAGTATTGTATAGAAAGATACGATTATCTCCACCCTCCTCCAATGCAACGACTTCTAAGCCAGATGAGTCAGGTTTAACATCTGCTATAAATACTGAGTCTATATGGGGAGCATTTTGCAATTTTATTGGCAGTTGAAATACAATCTCTCCTAATGAATTGACGATATTACCGCCAATCACTTCATCCTTTCCATCACCATCTAAATCGACAACTCTCGCACCATTATGGGCAGGGCTATGGAAATCATCTTGGACCCAAAGTGGCTTGGGTTTCTCAGTCTTGATTAATTCTTCTATTGAATAAGCTGCTAGGTGCTTACCCAAACGATAGTTGGTATTAGTAGTAGCTTGCAGTAGGAGATCTTTATCTCCCTCACCTCTAAAATTTACTACAACTAAATGCTCCCAGCGCTGTACCTTTTTGGGCACATTTAATTGGACAATCTTTTTTGAATTTCCATTTTCACCATCGACAATATGGAGTTTATTGTCTGATGACAAAAATAATACTTCTATTTTTTGATCTGAATCAACATCAGCGACTTGAAGTCCTGGAGCATGAAGGCCTGGTAGACCTTGAGCCTCTGCTTTTTCTGTAACATGTATATCGACTTTCTTATCCCACAGTTTTTTACCTGTGCTATCAAAAACAGAAATCTGATTCTTTTGAGTAATAATATAATCTCGCTGATCATCATTATTTAAATCATAAGCAATTAACCCACCAGAACCATCTTCAAATTCAGGCAAGTCTAATTGAATACGGATAGGCTCTATATTTGAGTATGGTATATTTTTGCTCTTTAAATTTTCAGATTCACATCCTTGTAAAATAACCATAAAGAAAATCAGAGATAAAAGTTTATCAGTATGCTTTATCAATATTTTTACCTCTTTCTTTAAAGATATTTTGCACATGCATATGCATAACTATGCTTGCCAGACTTGAAACTGTTTAGTATCAAAAAACTCTCAAGTATTTGCACTATATGATACACCTCAGTACAGGATAAACGCTTGAGAGAGGCGATAGAGATAGGGTTTCACTAGTATCACCACTGTTCAAATGAACTCTATAATTCAATATAACGACCTCAAAAGTAGCTTCTACCCCCACCCGAATTTGTCCGCATATCCTGTTTAATCTTATGCTGGGTGGCTTGGTTCAACGTCAAAATCGTTAATCAGGGAGAATTAGCACGGTTTCTTGAAGGAAATGCCCACTCTGGCTCCAAGAATCTGCCTCCCAGTGAAAACGTTAGCAACTTTCTTTTAAGGATTATCGCCAAGCTCGTCATCAATGGAATGCCCATGCCACAGCCACGGGTGCTGAGGATTGAGCACATGATCTGGACGTTTAGCACGTACTTCCTACAAAATTCAGAGCATTGAAGAAGTTGCTTTTTCTCTGCTGCTGTGGGTATCCAAAAAGCAAGACAATTCTAATCCTGACGGAGTAATGCGGTTGGTTGAGTATTGGTAGGGTAGCTTCTGCATATCTGGCCATGCCTGTAATGATGACCGCAAATTCATTGGTCAAATATAAATACGACATGGGATGCGCAAGACCTGAACTCGTAATCACCACAAGTTCTTGCAAGCCCTTCGATTTGTATCTTGTACCTCATCGAACCATACATTCATAAACGTTCTATTGATCTAACCTGTTCACTTTATATCTTCTGTAGATATCAGCTCTAATGAGTCTAGGACATGGATCAGAAATATTATCAACGCAGTAAAATAGCCTAAAATTACTCCAGTCTCTGATCAAAGATCAAAGTTTATACCTATCCACAACTCACTATTTTTAAGGTATTGAAGTGCAAAATAAGATTTATTTTTATCTTTCAGAAGCTTATCAATCTAGTATTTAATAGGGATAAAGCTTCTTAAACTCCTATTAATAACTGAAGTGTATGAGGGATAGCGACGGATCTAATCCAAGCTTAGGCTCTAAAAGATCTACTGAGGAACTTTTGAAGATTTATGGCGTCTAACTGTTTGTATTTTTGCTGAAGAAGATAAATATGGCTCACTGTTTTTAGCCTTTTTAGGATGAAGTTCGATAACGGATAAATTCTCATCTAAACTTCACGGAGTTTTCACAGAAGCTTACTACTATCGTACTCATGTTGGTATTTGGTACTATCCCTAAATCTCATTTTTAGTGATTAGTATCATGTATCCTACATAACTTCTTGCCTCACCCTATTGTCCTCATTGCTAACTGGCATAGGCAATATTCCTCGGTGAGTCTGACGCAAAGTTTCATTCAGTTTTTCGCAGGTACGCAGCTAATGGCAGTATCAACCCCCGTCACTCCGCACTCTCTTTCAAATAACGTTACGTCCCTCTATGAAGCTCGCAGTCTATGCTTAAGACCGGGCCAAGTTGTCCCACAGCAGTCTGATCATCTCTGGCACATTGAGTCAGGATTGGTACGCACCCTTACGTGGAATGAGGAAGGTGATTTAGTCACTCTTGGACTATGGGGGGCCGGCGATTCTGTGGGTCGCTTGTTGTCTGAAGTCGCTCCTTTCCAGATGGAGTGCTTAAGCGCGGTAGAGGTGAAACCTTTGCCTTTGGCAGGGCAAGATTTGGGGGTGGTGATGCGATCGCACCTCCGCTACATGGAAGAACTCTTCAGCATCATTAGCTATAAGCGGGCACCTCAAAGGTTATTGCGCTTTTTGGATTGGCTGGGCGATCGGTTTGGCCGCCAGGTTGATCAGGGGCGAATCCTAGATTTGGGATTAACCCATCAGCTCTTGGCTGAGATTACAGGCATCACCCGAGTCACCGCCACTCGTCTGCTCAATGAATTCGAGCGGGAAGGTAAGCTGTTGCGCCTGCCCAAGCAACAAATGCTGCTGCAGTTCAACTCAGGGCATCCCGATCGAGTGACCAGCATGGCCCGACATCGCGCTAGAGGGAAACGCAACACCTAATTGAGTAGGGCGGTTAGCTGGCTGACTTGTTCAGCCATGCCTTGATCTAGCCGTTGCAGACGATCGGTCTCTTGCTCTAGCTGAATGTCTTGAGTCTCTTTTTGGGTGACCAAATAGGTGAGTTCCGTTTGGCGAGCCAGAATATCATCGTTCAAGCGCTGAATAATCTCGGTTTCGTAGGTATTAAAGCAAGACTCGACGGCTTCATACACCGCCTGCTGCTGCTCTTGGGCAATTTGGGGCAGACATTTGGCAAATTCTTGGCGAGTGGTGGTCAGGAAGGTCTGACGAACGTATTCAGCTTGCCCTGCCACTAGACCTGCGCCCGCAACAATCACTAGAAACACATTCAAAGCCATGGCTGAAAACAAAAAGCCAACCATTTGAATCACCAGGGTGACGCAGAGGGAGGTAAACACCGCCTGCATCACCCGCCGCCAAAAGGGGCTTAAACGACCCACCACCCCATTCAGGGAGTTGGGAATGGCATCTAAGACTTCAAAGACGGTGTCGGTCCAGGTTTCAGCATCATTATAGGTATGGCCTGAGGCTCCATAGGACTGGCCCAACAGTTTGGCATTAATCACCTCTACCACTTGGGTATAGGTGGCCTGATATTGGTCGGCAACGGCTTGCACCTGGGCAAAAGCGGTTTCTAGTTGCTGAGTCGCCTGGATTTCCCACTCGGCCAATTTATCCGTGAGGTAGCGTTCAAAGGCTCTCTTAAAGGACTCATGGAACTTGGCCCGGTTCTGCTTGTTGAGGAAGTCTAAAAACTCTAGATCCGGCTGGGAGACGACAAAGTCCGTTTCAAAGGTTTTTTCCAGCTGCAGCATATAGGCCCGAAATGAATCGGCAATGGATTGGGCTTCGCGATCGCGGATTTGGCGAATTTCGGTTTGAAAGTCTGTAGAGACGGCTGCGAGCTGATCGAACTCACTCTGGACGGAAGCAACTTTGACCTTCAGATTACCGATATCCTCGTCTAATAAGGGAATCCGCCGTTCAACCGCTTCATGAACATGGGCCGCCACGACCCGAGCCTGGTGCACCGCATGATTTAACTCAGCATTGGTGCGCTCGCGGGTTAAAAATTGGGTGAGGGCATCGAGAAATGCGGGGATACCCGTATCGTCTAGGGAGGCTTTGGGGTCGTGGAGTTGAGACCTTAGCGCGGGCAGCGCTGAAATTTCAAACACCCGCTGGGAATAGCGATCTTCGCCATTGACTGAACAGTAGGGGGAAAGGTGGGTTTGAAAAACTTGTCGCAGCTTGGCTTCTGCTTCGGCCAAGGCACTTTTATCCTCTGGATCGAGGAGGCTGGTTTTCACCTTATCCCAGGCATTGAGGAGGAAGAAAATGGTGAGTCCCCGATTCTGGAGAAAGTTTCGTAGATAGCGCCGCTCATCGAGGGTGCAGGGCTGGGTAGTATTGAGGACAAATAACACAGCATGACAGTCGTTGAGATAGTTGAGGACTAGCTCGTTACGGGCTTCTGTATCATTCAGGCCAGGGGTATCGACGATTTCAATCCCCTTGGCTAAGAGAGGTAGAGGATACTCGATCACCGCATGACTGACATTGGGAAAGGCTTGCTCATCCTTATCCTGTAGGGCTTTGGATTCAGACGGGTCAATGGTGTATTTCCATTTGAAGGTGGCGACATCAATCTGCTGGGGCGGGGTGTCATCGCGAAAGTGAATAGTGACTTGCTTCTGCGGACCATATTTGAGAACGCTCAAAATAGCGGTACAAGGGTTGACATCGCTGGGCAGCAGTCGTTCTCCCAAAATGGCATTGATTAGGGTACTTTTGCCGCGTTTGAGATCGCCCAATACCACTAGCCGAAAGACACCTTTCCGCAGATAGTCACTAGCGGTTTTGACAAGGGTAATCTGGCGGTCAAACCCCAATGGTCCTGAAGCCTTGGCACCATCCAGTTCTGATTGAATCAGCCCCTGAGACATTTGTTCTAAATGATCGGCAACCTGCTCGCGAACACGGCGGACTTGGTCAAAATCATCTAAATATCCCGCAGGTTGGGAGGCGTTGACAGGATTGCTCATGGATTGGCGGTTGAAAGGACTGAAGTCGGAGATAGCGAGCGCTGACCGTACCATCATAGCGATAGCCAATGGCTGATGGCGCTAACGACTCTCAGTATTCCCAGGTGGGGAGGGATGCTAGACCGCAGTGAGGGAGAACACTCATAGGATCGGATCGCGAGGCTAGACTAACGCCAGTTGTATCCATCCATTGAGGACCCATGAAGCAGTCTCTGTTTTTTGTTGGTTTTTGCTTGCTGATGACTTGTGCAGGGTGTGTCGGCTCGAAAGATCCTCAGGTCAATGTGACTGCAGCGATTGCTGACCATCTCCAAAACCAGCCCGGTCAACCCCTCGATTTAGCGACCCTTGGCTCGGATGAGTGGCAGAAGATTTGTGTGTTGAATCCCTATACGGTCAATACAGAAGGGGCAAAGATTTTAGGGTTCAACTGGGATTTTGAAAGTCAATCGTCGATTAAAGAAAATGATGGGATTGCTTTGTTGGTGTTTGTAAAGGATCAATCGGTGGTGGCGTTTGCCGAACATCCTAGGCACAAAGGAGATTTCACGAGTTTAAAACCAGCTTGCCTCAATCGAGATGATGCAGTGGTTATGCCCAAAAAAGGGACTAAGGATTGGATCTCTTTTGTGAAGGAGGAATAATTAACTGCAA
The genomic region above belongs to Acaryochloris sp. CCMEE 5410 and contains:
- a CDS encoding glycosyltransferase; the encoded protein is MVNILFVADKLALGNATIHGVTQLFSWWIPNFDPEKYQITLCTFREKDKAGEYLEDCGIKVIYFNRSKFSPAIFFDLIQTIKSHNIDILHLHGYGAWTYGRVASMLTRIPAVVHEHMVDEDMPPYFQFLDYLLSRWTERGIAISDAVAKFMEASRHVPSHLIDVIPNGVPLEKFREIEPHTNNSWKDQFSISNKHHLVGIVGRLHPIKGHKFFLDAASIVLKSYPNVSFLIVGDGDLRTELQEQAQSLGIADSVIFTGFRSDAFSIISEMDILVISSLSEGGPLTLFEAMAAGTAVIATNVIGLSHFVKPGESGYLIPSKDAEALANKILELLLDPELCNKMGHNAKAIISQHDNNRTVRLIEKCYEAVLQHS
- a CDS encoding polysaccharide deacetylase family protein, with protein sequence MNIRSTSLKLKNIYRKNIPEVKAYFQGSYPSFIFDSTSEVIDEIPVFTFHAVAPEVFEQRLKYLKENHYQTLKAAEFLEIILANKPIPRRSVLLTFDDGWGSLWTFAYPLLKKYGMYATCFLIPGLIQSSSRNYHNLEDVWSGQVDHDLLIQRERSSEPYCTWEEISIMYQSGVFDFQSHTLYHSQVHTSSKIIDFLNPSFDYAIGNHNVPIVKSNGHERWDRQLEFGTPIYEYSPRMGGKKRYVDDENLRLHCTTFVRNSGGKDFFLQKNWRKSLYKVVKDFKNQHDNQGHYETTEDLEKEIFNDLLSSKQLIQEKLPNNEVDQLCYPYYVGSPLAVKLSKEAGYKCSYWGFIDGKPTNRVGDDPHQIVRLNDDFIFLLPGHKCKKFHQLFVDKFRTRFIKH
- a CDS encoding oligosaccharide flippase family protein, which encodes MKFIRKIINAIDFSYFFTFLSEATLGVTFLLYIFIARVVGPGQYGIFSAAASLGGILAFFTQFGFSALINREVANNPKEGAKNTYLYLFIESLNSLFILLLLLPLSIVLGFQDKGILICFCLTISEICRGAKQTVRGVYRGNSQYKSETILLASERIILGIIASLVLVISKDLFFVTAAFAGVRIIDLLVVIFILSRQFTLFSAINSQTVWNAVKKAYPFALTGILWVVYYQIDLLMLNTLSTSEQVGFYSASYRIFEIFLTLPRIIFLVSFTKLARHNFNDKPKLSTELFNSVILLILFVLPFIIAAGLLSVPLVNTIYGSSFYAAIPSLIILLPSLGIKMFGTLIQYFFEATNREKILPPLLLTTVIFNISANAILIPLWGALGAALATLISEFIFTIFGSTMLIRIKFHRIGFTILYIALLCLLVSLIPSLIFYKVNIYLCLASFVICVLLIAVITRKYKKSSIKPRTL
- a CDS encoding Crp/Fnr family transcriptional regulator; translation: MAVSTPVTPHSLSNNVTSLYEARSLCLRPGQVVPQQSDHLWHIESGLVRTLTWNEEGDLVTLGLWGAGDSVGRLLSEVAPFQMECLSAVEVKPLPLAGQDLGVVMRSHLRYMEELFSIISYKRAPQRLLRFLDWLGDRFGRQVDQGRILDLGLTHQLLAEITGITRVTATRLLNEFEREGKLLRLPKQQMLLQFNSGHPDRVTSMARHRARGKRNT
- a CDS encoding dynamin family protein, with product MSNPVNASQPAGYLDDFDQVRRVREQVADHLEQMSQGLIQSELDGAKASGPLGFDRQITLVKTASDYLRKGVFRLVVLGDLKRGKSTLINAILGERLLPSDVNPCTAILSVLKYGPQKQVTIHFRDDTPPQQIDVATFKWKYTIDPSESKALQDKDEQAFPNVSHAVIEYPLPLLAKGIEIVDTPGLNDTEARNELVLNYLNDCHAVLFVLNTTQPCTLDERRYLRNFLQNRGLTIFFLLNAWDKVKTSLLDPEDKSALAEAEAKLRQVFQTHLSPYCSVNGEDRYSQRVFEISALPALRSQLHDPKASLDDTGIPAFLDALTQFLTRERTNAELNHAVHQARVVAAHVHEAVERRIPLLDEDIGNLKVKVASVQSEFDQLAAVSTDFQTEIRQIRDREAQSIADSFRAYMLQLEKTFETDFVVSQPDLEFLDFLNKQNRAKFHESFKRAFERYLTDKLAEWEIQATQQLETAFAQVQAVADQYQATYTQVVEVINAKLLGQSYGASGHTYNDAETWTDTVFEVLDAIPNSLNGVVGRLSPFWRRVMQAVFTSLCVTLVIQMVGFLFSAMALNVFLVIVAGAGLVAGQAEYVRQTFLTTTRQEFAKCLPQIAQEQQQAVYEAVESCFNTYETEIIQRLNDDILARQTELTYLVTQKETQDIQLEQETDRLQRLDQGMAEQVSQLTALLN